One region of Quercus lobata isolate SW786 chromosome 2, ValleyOak3.0 Primary Assembly, whole genome shotgun sequence genomic DNA includes:
- the LOC115976174 gene encoding zinc protease PQQL-like isoform X1: MDLLPAENSQIPKKHRFRSLKLVNVDMDQVLAQQPVGVHYGRLDNGLFYYVRSNSKPRMRAALALAVKAGSVLEEEDERGVAHIVEHLAFSATKKYSNHDIIKFLESIGAEFGACQNAVTCADDTVYEMFVPVDKPDLLSQAISVLAEFSSEVRVSKDDLEKERGAVMEEYRGNRNAAGRMQDAHWVLMMEGSQYAERLPIGLEKVIRTVSHETVKQFYRKWYHLSNMAVIAVGDFSNTQGVVELIKTHFGQKSSAPEPPLIPKFTVPSHEEPRFSCFVESEAAGSAVMISYKMQADQLKTVKDYRDLLAESMFLYALNQRFFKISRRRDPPYFSCSAAADVLVRPLKAYIMTSSCKEKGTVEALESMLIEVAKVRQHGFSEREISIVRALLMSEIESAYLERDQMQSTSLRDEYLQHFLRNEPVVGIEYEAQLQKTLLPYITASEVSKYSEKLRTSCSCVIKTIEPQASATVDDLKNVVLRINILEEERNISRWDDEQIPEEIVSSKPNSGNIMQQFEYPIVGATELILSNGMRVCYKCTDFLDDQVIFTGFSYGGLSELPESEYFSCSMGPTIAGEIGVFGYRPSVLMDMLAGKRAEVGMNLGAYMRSFYGDCSPSDLETALQLVYQLFTTNVTPGEEDVKIVMQMAEEAVRAQERDPYTAFANRVKELNYGNSYFFKPIKLSDLRKVDPLRACEFFNKCFKDPSTFTVVIVGNIVPTIALPLILQYLGGIPRPPEPIMHFNRDDLKGLPFTFPSTIIREVVRSPMVEAQCSVLLCFPVELKNGTMVEEIHFVGFLSKLLETKLMQVLRFKHGQIYSASVSVFLGGNKPSRTGNVRGDISINFSCDPAISTKLADLALDEILLLQEEGPTDEDVSTILEIEQRAHENGLQENYFWLDRILRSYQSRIYSGYVGTSFEIIDDGRSKVRLSLTPETAKLALQRILPYPCKKQYTAVILMPQTSRFKLLKSFFRSTKTSYRRDAKILAGIAGMAVIGLSLWRYSRSTLKS, encoded by the exons ATGGATTTGCTTCCAGCAGAGAACTCACAGATCCCAAAGAAACATCGGTTCAGGTCCCTGAAGCTAGTGAACGTGGACATGGACCAAGTCCTTGCTCAACAACCTGTTGGTGTTCACTATGGCAGGCTTGACAATGGTCTCTTTTACTATGTCCGTTCCAATTCTAAACCCAGAATGAGAgctgctcttgctcttgctgtCAAAGCtgg ATCAGTTTTGGAAGAGGAGGATGAACGTGGAGTTGCTCACATAGTTGAGCATCTTGCCTTCAGTGCCACTAAGAAATACTCAAACCATGATATTATCAAATTCCTTGAAAGTATTGGGGCAGAATTTGGTGCTTGTCAAAATGCAGTAACTTGTGCTGATGACACTGTATATGAGATGTTTGTTCCCGTTGACAAGCCTGATCTGTTATCTCAAGCCATTTCGGTCCTGGCAGAATTTAGTTCGGAG GTTCGAGTCTCAAAAGAtgatttggaaaaagaaagaggagctGTAATGGAAGAATACAGAGGGAATCGGAATGCTGCTGGAAGAATGCAGGATGCACATTGGGTTCTGATGATGGAAGGTTCCCAG TATGCTGAGCGCTTACCGATTGGATTAGAGAAGGTAATTCGGACGGTGTCTCATGAGACTGTGAAGCAGTTCTATAGGAAGTGGTACCATTTATCTAATATGGCAGTCATAGCTGTTGGAGATTTTTCTAATACGcag ggTGTAGTTGAGTTGATAAAGACTCATTTCGGACAAAAGAGTTCGGCACCTGAGCCTCCTCTTATACCAAAATTTACAGTTCCATCTCATGAGGAACCACGTTTTTCATGTTTTGTTGAATCTGAAGCTGCTGGG TCTGCAGTTATGATTAGCTATAAGATGCAAGCGGATCAGCTGAAAACGGTGAAGGACTATAGGGATTTACTTGCGGAATCCATGTTTCTTTATGCTCTAAACCAAAGGTTCTTTAAGATCTCTCGTAGAAGGGATCCACCCTATTTCTCATGCTCAGCTGCTGCAGATGTTCTAGTGCGTCCGTTAAAGGCCTATATAATGACTTCATCTTGTAAAGAAAAAGGGACTGTTGAGGCCCTAGAGTCAATGCTGATTGAG GTTGCAAAGGTACGGCAACATGGTTTTTCAGAACGTGAAATATCTATTGTTCGAGCCTTACTGATGTCAGAGATTGAATCTGCCTACTTGGAGCGTGATCAAATGCAATCAACAAGCTTGCGGGATGAATATTTACAA CATTTTCTGCGCAATGAACCTGTTGTTGGGATTGAATATGAGGCTCAACTCCAGAAAACTCTTCTACCTT ATATAACGGCATCAGAGGTATCCAAATATTCGGAAAAGTTAAGAACATCATGCAGCTGTGTCATAAAGACAATTGAGCCTCAAGCTTCTGCAACAGTAGATGATCTGAAGAATGTAGTGTTGAGGATCAATATTCTTGAGGAAGAGAGGAACATTTCTCGTTGGGATGATGAACAAATTCCAGAAGAAATTGTCAGTTCAAAGCCAAATTCAGG GAATATTATGCAGCAGTTTGAATATCCAATTGTTGGAGCTACTGAATTAATTCTATCAAATGGCATGCGAGTTTGCTATAAGTGTACAGACTTTCTTGATGACCAG GTTATCTTTACAGGCTTCTCATATGGGGGTTTATCAGAACTCCCAGAGAGTGAATATTTCTCTTGTTCAATGGGACCAACCATTGCTGGAGAAATTGGTGTATTTGGTTATAGACCATCAGTATTAATGGACATGCTTGCTGGCAAGAGAGCTGAAGTCGGTATGAATCTTGGAGCATACATGAGAAGTTTCTATGGTGATTGTTCACCATCAGACCTGGAAACTGCCTTGCAG CTTGTCTATCAACTATTTACAACAAATGTAAcaccaggagaagaagatgtcAAAATAGTGATGCAAATGGCCGAAGAAGCAGTTCGTGCTCAAGAGAGGGATCCTTACACTGCTTTTGCAAACCGTGTGAAGGAGCTCAACTATGGAAACTCCTATTTCTTTAAG CCCATTAAATTAAGTGACCTTCGAAAAGTTGATCCATTAAGAGCTTGTGAATTTTTCAACAAGTGTTTCAAAGATCCATCAACTTTTACTGTTGTGATTGTAGGGAATATTGTTCCGACGATTGCACTTCCCTTAATATTGCAGTATTTG GGTGGAATACCAAGGCCTCCTGAACCTATTATGCATTTTAACCGTGATGACCTCAAAGGCTTACCATTCACTTTTCCATCAACCATAATTAG AGAAGTGGTCCGGAGCCCGATGGTGGAAGCACAATGTTCGGTTCTGTTATGCTTTCCTGTGGAACTGAAAAATGGAACCATG GTAGAAGAGATTCACTTTGTTGGGTTCCTGAGCAAACTTCTTGAGACAAAATTAATGCAGGTTCTGCGTTTCAAGCATGGGCAG ATCTACTCTGCCAGTGTTTCAGTATTTCTTGGCGGTAATAAACCTTCTCGAACTGGTAATGTTCGTGGTGATATTAGCATAAATTTCTCTTGTGATCCAGCAATCTCCACAAAGCTG GCTGATCTTGCTCTGGATGAGATATTACTTCTTCAAGAGGAAGGACCTACAGATGAGGATGTTTCAACCATCCTTGAAATTGAGCAAAGAGCCCATGAAAATGGGCTTCAG GAGAATTACTTCTGGCTTGACAGGATTTTACGCAGCTACCAGTCAAGAATCTATTCTGGTTATGTTGGCACTTCTTTTGAG
- the LOC115976173 gene encoding uncharacterized protein LOC115976173 yields the protein MQSMLILHSCAPFPQPPTILCPNFSLQNNRFAPFLLTVKLSNPSYARTKTFLCKANASRRQKLNTHNLQREIEEEDDEFEDEDENEDEDESEDGDGDGDIDGDEDEDEFSAWGRFRRKEEENDFDRDPEIAEILGHSVDDPEKFRSKMKERLKKKRNKILQAKAGSAKPMKVTFNKFKYSDSYIWLEFYNNPLEKDITLICDTIRSWHIIGRLGGCNSMNMQLSQAPMDNRPSYDAIQGANTTPTAFYNIGDLEIQDNLARIWVDIGTSEPLLLDVLINALTQISSDMVGIKQLTFGGSEFENWKENLKSEDAGYSVHKI from the exons atgcaaagcATGCTAATCCTACACTCCTGCGCACCATTTCCTCAACCGCCAACCATTCTATGCCCCAACTTTTCCCTTCAAAACAACCGCTTCGCGCCATTTTTGTTGACCGTTAAGCTTTCGAATCCGAGCTATGCTCGAACCAAAACGTTTCTGTGTAAAGCTAATGCCAGTCGAAGACAGAAATTAAATACCCACAACTTGCAAagagaaattgaagaagaagatgatgaatttgaagatgaagatgaaaatgaagatgaagatgaaagtgaagatggagatggagatggagatatagatggagatgaagatgaagatgagtTTTCAGCTTGGGGTAGATttagaaggaaagaagaagagaatgaCTTCGATCGAGACCCCGAAATTGCTGAAATTCTTGGTCATTCTGTGGACGACCCGGAAAAGTTTCGGTCAAAA ATGAAGGAgaggttgaagaagaaaaggaacaaaatatTGCAGGCAAAGGCTGGTTCAGCAAAACCAATGAAAGTGACATTCAACAA ATTCAAATACTCAGACTCATACATATGGCTCGAATTCTACAACAATCCGTTGGAGAAAGATATTACTTTAATTTGTGAT ACCATTCGATCATGGCACATAATTGGACGTCTTGGTGGATGCAATTCTATGAATATGCAG CTGTCACAAGCTCCTATGGATAATAGACCAAGTTATGATGCTATTCAGGGAGCAAACACAACACCAACCGCGTTTTACAATATTGGGGATCTTGAGATTCAAGACAACTTGGCACGAATCTG GGTGGATATTGGGACCAGTGAGCCATTGCTTCTGGATGTTTTGATAAATGCATTGACACAGATAAGCTCCGA CATGGTTGGAATTAAGCAATTGACATTTGGTGGATCTGAATTTGAGAACTGGAAAGAGAACTTGAAATCAGAGGATGCAGGTTACAGCGTACACAAGATTTAG